DNA sequence from the Pedobacter schmidteae genome:
AACTGCCAGCTTGGGTGATGCAACCAACTCTTCTGTAGTGTTAAAAAATAGCACAACACTTAGACCGCGGTTGTCGGAAGTTGAACCACGCATCGTATTAGATGCTTTGGAAAACTCACAGCTGACCTGGGAAAAACAATATGAAGCCAATGTAGGCCTTGATGTGGGCTTGTTTCAAAGCCGTTTAACTTTTGCTGTCGATTATTACAACCGAAAAGGGTTTGACCTGATTGGCGATGTGATCACGTCTGGTATTGGTGGTGAGGCTATCAAAACAGCCAATTTCGCCGATATGGATTCTCATGGTTTTGAATTTACGCTTGGCGGATCACCCGTTAAAACATCAGGTTTCAGCTGGTCGTCAAACTTAACTTTAGGATACAATAAAAATAAAATCACCAGTTTAAAGAGTAAACCGAGAATTTATGATTTAATTATCTCAGAAGGCGGAGCATTGGAAGGAGGGCCGGTAAGAGGTTTATATTCTATTGATTTTAAAGGCTTGAATGGTCTTGGCGTACCCACCTTTATTGATGAGGGAGGTGATTTGAGTACGAATGTGTATGTTCAAAGTACCCTTACCGGTAATCTGAAATATGAAGGGGCTGTTGATCCGCTTTATACTGGTGGCTGGACCAATACTTTCAGATACAAAGACTTTACGTTCAACTTTTTTGTATCGTACCAGGCAGGTAACAAAATTAGGCTAAACAATATATTCGCTGCCAGATATGATGATAGTAAGGCTCTGCCAAGAGAGTTTTTGGATCGTTGGACCTTGCCTTTAGACGAGAATGCTACCAATGTCCCTTCTATTGCTGATTACCTGGTTAGAAAGGATCTCAACGGAACTTATCCATATGTAGCTTATAACTACTCCAGCGATCGTGTAGCGGATGGCTCATTTGTCCGCCTGAAGCAGGTGTCTATGGCCTATAACTTACCTAAAAAATACAGTAATGCAATTGGCGTGGGTTCTATGTCATTAAAGTTGCAGGGCAATAACATCTGGTTGCTATATGCCGATAAAAAGCTAAAAGGTCAGGATCCTGAATTTTTTGGATCTGGTGGTGTTGCGCTGCCTATACCGAAGCAGCTGACTTTGTCATTAAAAGTTGGCTTCTAGTCATTAACCTATCATATTAAATAGAATTAGAGATGAAAAAATATACGATATACTTCTTCCTTTTTATGGCCATCGCCGGCCTTGGATGCAATAAATATCTGGACCAGGCCCCTGATGATCGTACTAAGCTAAACACTCCGGCTAAAGTAGCGGAACTATTGGTTACCGCTTACCCGCGGCGTAATGTTGTGTTACTGTCCGAATCCATGTCAGATATTCCAGCATTTGTAAGTGCAGCCGGGATAGACTTCCCTGTAAATCAGGATGGCTATTTCTGGAACGATGTACAAGCAACAGATCAGGACAGCCCAACTGATTATTGGAACGCTTGCTACACGGCCATTGCAACGGCCAATCAGGCGCTTGATGCAATTGAAAAAGCCGCCGATCCTCAACAATATGTAGGTCAAAAAGGAGAAGCTTTGCTGGCCAGGGCATATGCACATTTTATGCTCGTGACATTTTTTTCCAAATGTTATGACCCTGCAACGGCAGAAACTGACCCGGGTATCCCTTATGTGACTACACCAGAATCGGTTGTGTTTAAAAATTACGAACGTAAAACAGTAGCCTATACTTATCAGCAAATTGAAAAGGACCTGTTGGAGGGTATTCCGTTGATTCAGGATAAATATACTGTTCCTGCTTATCATTTTACACGTAAGGCTGCCTATGCTTTTGCCTGCCGGTATTATTTGTTTAAAAAGAATATGGATAAAGTGATTGAATATGCTAACCTTACCTTTCCGGCAAATAATTTTGCTGATAATGTAAGGCCATGGAAATCATACGCTGGTTTTAATGTTCAGGAACTGGAAACTGCTTATATGAATGCAGGTAATCCGGGAAATCTTTTAATTGGAGAAACCGTGTCGCGTTTGGCCAGGAACTACAAGAGACCAATTTACTCTATCAGTCAGAACAGACTAAGGACAATATTGGCTCCTGTAGGCGTAACCTTTACAGCATTGCCAACTTATTCTAACAGTTCTACCTATTACTATCTGATCAAATTTGCTGAGCACTTTGTTCGTACCAGCATTAATGCAACCAGTGGAACCGGGTACACCATGGTGCCATTGTTAACTACTGAAGAGGTGTTGTTAAACCGCGCTGAAGCTTACATCGTGCAGGGTAAATATACCGAGGCTCTGGCAGATATGAATACCTTAATTAGTACCCGTGTAACTGCCTATAGCCCTTCTGCAAATAACTTAACAGAGGCAAAAATAAAAAGTTACTATGCCAATGTGACTACTGATACCAAACAAGCCTATATCAATGCATTACTGGATATAAAAAAGGCCGAGTTTGTACATGAGGGTATGCGTTGGCTGGATATCTTAAGGCATAAACTGCCGGTATTGCATAGGGATGCCGCTGGTAACGAATTTAACTTAGCAGCCGAGGATAACCGCAAGGTATTACAAATTCCTTCTCAGGTTACTTTATCAGGTGTTGAACAAAATCCACGTTAACGAATAAATCCAAAGAACATGAAAAATTTTATATATACACTGGGTATTTTTTCTCTTTTAAGCTTAACGATTGGCTGTAAAAAGAACGAAAATCTGGACAGGGAAATTGTTGGCCTTGGTGGTGATACCTGGGAGCAGGGGGCTATTGACGAGTGGTTGTACAACAACTTTACAAAGCCTTTTAATATGTCTGTTAAATACAGATGGGATGGTACGGAATATGATGTAGCAAAAACGCTGACCCCACCAAAACTCGATAAAGTTCAGCCTTTGATGGAAATGGTAAAATCGGTATGGATTGACCCCTATGTTGCAGAAAGCAATATGGATTTTATCAGAAAATATGGTCCTAAAAACTATATCCTGGTAGGTAGTTTACAATATAATGCTGGTGGAACAGTTACTTTGGGAGAAGCCGAAGGAGGAGTAAAAGTGACCTTGTTTAATGTGAATAACTTCACTAAAACCAATAGGGATGTTTCGCAACGTGTGCTCAAAACCATTCATCATGAGTTTACACATATTTTAAATCAGAATATCAGTTATCAAAAGGAGTTTCCACAAATCACTCCGGCTGGCTATACTGCCGATTGGAACAATACTACCCTGGCTGCTGCAAATAGTGGTGGTTTTATCAGTCAGTATGCTCAGGCAGCACCTAATGAAGATTTTGCCGAGATGACTTCGATTATGCTTACCGAAGGGAAATCTTCCTATGATGCGATTGTAAATAGTATTGTTGTGCCCAAGTTAGATTCAATCCCTGATGCAGCAAATCCTCCTTTTATCATTGTAAGAGAATCCCCTAATACAGTTGCGCAGGCTGCAATTAGGAAAAAAGAGCAATCGGTTATTTCCTATTTTAAAATGAGCTACGGCATTGAATTTTCACGCTTGCAAAACAAGGTAAACTATGCCATGGCACAAAATGCACCTACAGATTTGGCTACACTATTTGGTAACCGTAAAAAGTATACTTCACTTACTGTGGATCCTGATAATGTACCGGGTATGTCGGCAAACTTTATGACCACCTGGGCAACCGCCAAAACAGGGCTTGCTGCGGTTGGTGGTGCAGGTAGAGTACTGAATAGTTTTGTGCTGTTTTTTTATCCAAGAGCTGGTGAACTGGTTTTGCGCG
Encoded proteins:
- a CDS encoding RagB/SusD family nutrient uptake outer membrane protein, with protein sequence MKKYTIYFFLFMAIAGLGCNKYLDQAPDDRTKLNTPAKVAELLVTAYPRRNVVLLSESMSDIPAFVSAAGIDFPVNQDGYFWNDVQATDQDSPTDYWNACYTAIATANQALDAIEKAADPQQYVGQKGEALLARAYAHFMLVTFFSKCYDPATAETDPGIPYVTTPESVVFKNYERKTVAYTYQQIEKDLLEGIPLIQDKYTVPAYHFTRKAAYAFACRYYLFKKNMDKVIEYANLTFPANNFADNVRPWKSYAGFNVQELETAYMNAGNPGNLLIGETVSRLARNYKRPIYSISQNRLRTILAPVGVTFTALPTYSNSSTYYYLIKFAEHFVRTSINATSGTGYTMVPLLTTEEVLLNRAEAYIVQGKYTEALADMNTLISTRVTAYSPSANNLTEAKIKSYYANVTTDTKQAYINALLDIKKAEFVHEGMRWLDILRHKLPVLHRDAAGNEFNLAAEDNRKVLQIPSQVTLSGVEQNPR
- a CDS encoding putative zinc-binding metallopeptidase; its protein translation is MKNFIYTLGIFSLLSLTIGCKKNENLDREIVGLGGDTWEQGAIDEWLYNNFTKPFNMSVKYRWDGTEYDVAKTLTPPKLDKVQPLMEMVKSVWIDPYVAESNMDFIRKYGPKNYILVGSLQYNAGGTVTLGEAEGGVKVTLFNVNNFTKTNRDVSQRVLKTIHHEFTHILNQNISYQKEFPQITPAGYTADWNNTTLAAANSGGFISQYAQAAPNEDFAEMTSIMLTEGKSSYDAIVNSIVVPKLDSIPDAANPPFIIVRESPNTVAQAAIRKKEQSVISYFKMSYGIEFSRLQNKVNYAMAQNAPTDLATLFGNRKKYTSLTVDPDNVPGMSANFMTTWATAKTGLAAVGGAGRVLNSFVLFFYPRAGELVLRVNYANTTGTLVANFVYKVAYNASNQLTLTYVRRDGNADVVAPGLVALTNYLTSGSFAVSWRYDANFLEFGQWTKVSDPTSSFFGTLGVIKY